A window from Pseudomonas frederiksbergensis encodes these proteins:
- the pepN gene encoding aminopeptidase N: MRTEQPKMIYLKDYQAPEYLIDETHLTFELYEDHSLVHAQLVMRRNPERGPGLPPLLLDGQQLELLSVNLADIELTAADYQLTENHLTLHPTSTTFTVDTSVRIHPETNTALEGLYKSGTMFCTQCEAEGFRKITYYLDRPDVMSTFTTTVVAEQHSYPVLLSNGNPIASGPGEDGRHWATWEDPFKKPAYLFALVAGDLWCVEDTFTTMTERSVALRIYVEPENIDKCQHAMNSLKKSMRWDEEVYGREYDLDIFMIVAVNDFNMGAMENKGLNIFNSSAVLARAETATDAAHQRVEAIVAHEYFHNWSGNRVTCRDWFQLSLKEGFTVFRDSCFSADMNSATVKRIQDVAYLRTHQFAEDAGPMAHAVRPDSFIEISNFYTLTVYEKGSEVVGMIHTLLGAEGFRKGSDLYFERHDGQAVTCDDFIKAMEDANGVDLTQFKRWYSQAGTPRLAVSESYDAAAKTYSLTFRQSCPETPDKVEKLPFVIPVELGLLDAKGAAIALCLSGEASAQGTSRVISVTEAEQTFTFIDIAQQPLPSLLRGFSAPVKLSFPYNRDQLMFLMQHDSDGFNRWDAGQQLSVQVLQELIAQQQKGEKLVLDQRLVSALRTVLSDETLDQAMVAEMLSLPGEAYLTEISEVADVDAIHIAREFARKQLAEGLFEALWLRYQANRDLSKKTPYVAEAEHFARRALQNIALSYLMLSGKPEVLAATLEQFETSDNMTERLTALAVLVNSPFEDEKAKALASFAEHFKDNPLVMDQWFSVQAGSVLPGGLERVKALMQHPAFNIKNPNKVRALVGAFAGQNLINFHAADGSGYRFLADLVIELNGFNPQIASRQLAPLTRWRKYDDARQALMKGELERIRASGQLSSDVFEVVSKSLA, from the coding sequence ATGCGCACCGAACAACCGAAGATGATCTACCTGAAGGACTATCAGGCGCCCGAGTACCTGATCGACGAGACGCACCTGACCTTCGAGTTGTACGAGGACCACAGCCTGGTCCATGCGCAACTGGTGATGCGCCGCAATCCCGAGCGTGGCCCGGGCCTGCCGCCGCTGTTGCTGGATGGCCAACAGCTTGAATTGCTGTCGGTGAACCTGGCCGACATCGAATTGACCGCCGCCGACTATCAGTTGACGGAAAACCACCTGACCCTGCACCCGACCAGCACCACCTTCACGGTCGATACCAGCGTCAGGATCCACCCGGAAACCAACACTGCGCTGGAAGGCCTGTACAAATCCGGCACGATGTTCTGCACCCAGTGCGAAGCCGAAGGCTTCCGCAAGATCACCTATTACCTCGACCGTCCGGACGTGATGAGCACGTTCACCACCACGGTGGTTGCCGAGCAGCACAGCTATCCGGTGTTGCTCTCCAACGGCAACCCGATTGCCTCAGGTCCCGGGGAAGACGGCCGGCACTGGGCGACCTGGGAAGATCCGTTCAAGAAACCTGCTTACCTGTTCGCGCTGGTGGCCGGTGATTTGTGGTGCGTCGAAGACACCTTCACCACCATGACCGAGCGCTCTGTGGCGCTGCGCATTTATGTCGAGCCGGAAAACATCGACAAGTGCCAGCACGCCATGAACAGCCTGAAGAAGTCGATGCGCTGGGACGAAGAGGTCTACGGTCGCGAGTACGACCTGGACATCTTCATGATCGTCGCGGTCAATGACTTCAACATGGGTGCCATGGAGAACAAGGGCCTCAACATCTTCAACTCCAGCGCCGTGCTGGCTCGCGCTGAAACCGCGACCGACGCCGCGCACCAGCGGGTCGAGGCGATTGTTGCCCACGAGTACTTCCACAACTGGTCGGGCAACCGTGTGACCTGCCGCGACTGGTTCCAGTTGTCGCTGAAGGAAGGCTTCACCGTGTTCCGCGATTCGTGCTTCTCCGCCGACATGAACTCGGCCACGGTCAAGCGCATCCAGGACGTGGCGTACCTGCGCACCCACCAGTTCGCCGAAGATGCCGGCCCCATGGCTCACGCCGTGCGCCCGGACAGCTTCATCGAGATTTCCAATTTCTACACCCTGACCGTGTACGAAAAGGGCTCGGAAGTGGTCGGCATGATCCACACCTTGCTCGGCGCCGAAGGTTTCCGTAAAGGCAGCGACCTGTACTTCGAACGCCATGACGGCCAGGCCGTGACCTGTGACGACTTCATCAAAGCGATGGAAGACGCCAACGGTGTCGACCTGACCCAGTTCAAGCGCTGGTACAGCCAGGCTGGCACACCGCGTTTGGCGGTCAGCGAGTCCTACGACGCGGCGGCGAAAACCTACAGCCTGACGTTCCGTCAAAGCTGCCCGGAAACTCCGGACAAGGTTGAGAAGCTGCCGTTCGTGATCCCGGTCGAACTGGGCCTGCTGGACGCCAAAGGCGCGGCCATTGCGTTGTGTCTTTCCGGTGAAGCCAGTGCCCAGGGCACCTCACGGGTCATTTCGGTGACCGAAGCCGAGCAGACGTTCACCTTCATCGACATCGCGCAACAGCCATTGCCTTCGTTGCTGCGTGGCTTCTCGGCGCCGGTGAAACTGAGCTTCCCGTACAACCGCGATCAGCTGATGTTCCTGATGCAACACGACAGCGACGGTTTCAACCGCTGGGATGCGGGTCAGCAATTGTCGGTTCAGGTGCTGCAAGAGCTGATTGCCCAGCAGCAAAAGGGCGAGAAACTGGTGCTGGATCAGCGTCTGGTTTCTGCCTTGCGTACCGTGTTGTCGGACGAGACGCTGGATCAGGCGATGGTCGCGGAAATGCTCTCGCTGCCGGGCGAGGCGTATCTGACTGAGATCAGCGAAGTGGCTGACGTTGACGCCATTCACATCGCTCGCGAGTTTGCTCGCAAGCAATTGGCAGAAGGTTTGTTCGAGGCGCTGTGGCTGCGTTACCAGGCCAATCGCGATCTGTCGAAGAAAACCCCGTATGTGGCTGAGGCCGAACACTTCGCTCGTCGCGCGTTGCAGAACATTGCGCTGTCGTACCTGATGCTCAGCGGCAAACCGGAAGTATTAGCGGCGACGCTCGAGCAGTTCGAGACCAGCGACAACATGACCGAGCGCCTGACGGCGTTGGCGGTATTGGTCAATTCGCCGTTCGAAGACGAGAAAGCCAAGGCCCTGGCCAGTTTTGCCGAGCACTTCAAGGACAATCCGCTGGTCATGGATCAGTGGTTCAGCGTCCAGGCGGGCAGCGTGCTGCCCGGTGGTCTGGAGCGGGTCAAGGCGTTGATGCAGCATCCGGCATTCAACATCAAGAACCCGAACAAGGTTCGTGCACTGGTCGGCGCGTTTGCCGGGCAGAACCTGATCAACTTCCATGCGGCCGATGGTTCGGGTTATCGGTTCCTCGCGGATCTGGTGATCGAGTTGAACGGGTTCAACCCGCAGATTGCTTCTCGGCAGTTGGCACCGCTGACTCGCTGGCGCAAGTATGACGATGCGCGCCAGGCGTTGATGAAAGGTGAGCTTGAGCGGATTCGCGCTTCGGGCCAGCTGTCCAGCGATGTGTTCGAGGTGGTCAGCAAAAGCCTGGCCTGA
- a CDS encoding efflux RND transporter permease subunit, translating to MPQFFIDRPVFAWVVALFILLAGVLAIPQLPVAQYPNVAPPKVEIYAVYPGASAQTVDESVVSLIEEELNGADHLLYFESQSSLGSATITATFQPGTDPEMAQVDVQNRLKVVESRLPQAVTQQGLQVEKVSAGFLLLITLTSSDGKLDDVALSDYLARNVMNEIKRLDGVGKAQLYGAERAMRIWIDPQKLIGFNLTPADVNAAIVAQNAQVSAGSIGDLPTRTTQEITATILVKGQLSTPEEFADIVLKANPDGSTVRIKDVARVEIGSQEYQFSTRLNGKPSTAVSVQLAPGANALSTATLVRAKMDELARYFPAGVEYKIPYDTSPFVKVSITKVVYTLGEAMLLVFAVMFLFLQNIRYTLIPTLVVPVALMGTFATMLALGFSINVLTMFGMVLAIGILVDDAIVVVENVERIMATEGLSPKEATRKAMKQITGAIIGITLVLVAVFIPMAFMQGSVGVIYRQFSLSMATSILFSAFLALTLTPALCATLLKPIAKGEHHEKRGFFGWFNRRFEQLTERYQGWVAYALKRTGRYLLIYGVLLIGLGVCFSRLPSSFLPVEDQGYTITDIQLPPGASKNRTVQVVEQIEAHNATEPGVGDSTVILGFSFSGSGQNAALAFTTLKDWSDRGSDDSASSIADRANIALSQIRDAVAFAVLPPPVDGLGTSSGFEFRLQDRGGLGHTTLMQARSELLAGAEKSPILMNVRESALAEAPQVQLEVDRKQANALGVSFADIGNVLSTAVGSAYINDFPNQGRMQRVVVQAEGDQRSQVADLLKIHVRNSAGKMVPLSAFVQARWTQGPAQLTRYNGYPAISISGEPSPGYSTGEAMAEIERLVAQGPAGLGQEWTGLSLQERLSGSQAPILLGLSLLIVFLCLAALYESWSIPTSVLLVVPLGVLGAVLAVTLRGMPNDVFFKVGLITIIGLSAKNAILIIEFAKSLYDEGHDLIDATLQAARLRLRPIVMTSLAFILGVVPLAIATGASSASQQAIGTGVIGGMITATLAVLFVPVFFVVVMKLVRKRHKGI from the coding sequence ATGCCGCAGTTCTTTATCGATCGCCCGGTGTTCGCCTGGGTGGTTGCCCTGTTCATCCTGTTGGCCGGCGTCCTGGCCATTCCACAGTTGCCGGTGGCGCAATACCCCAACGTCGCGCCGCCGAAAGTCGAAATCTACGCGGTGTACCCCGGTGCTTCGGCGCAAACCGTGGACGAAAGCGTGGTCAGCCTGATCGAGGAAGAACTCAACGGCGCTGACCATCTGCTGTATTTCGAATCCCAGAGCAGCCTCGGCAGTGCCACCATCACCGCGACGTTCCAGCCGGGCACTGACCCGGAAATGGCGCAGGTCGATGTGCAAAACCGCCTGAAAGTGGTCGAGTCGCGTCTGCCTCAAGCGGTGACACAACAGGGTTTGCAGGTGGAGAAAGTTTCCGCCGGTTTCCTGCTGCTGATCACCCTCACCTCCAGCGACGGCAAGCTCGACGACGTGGCGCTCAGCGATTACCTGGCACGCAACGTGATGAACGAGATCAAGCGTCTGGACGGCGTCGGCAAGGCGCAGTTGTACGGTGCCGAACGGGCCATGCGAATCTGGATCGATCCGCAGAAGCTGATCGGCTTCAACCTGACCCCGGCCGACGTCAACGCCGCCATCGTCGCGCAGAACGCGCAAGTGTCGGCGGGTAGCATCGGCGATTTGCCAACCCGCACCACCCAGGAAATCACCGCGACCATTCTGGTCAAAGGCCAGTTGTCGACCCCGGAAGAATTCGCCGACATCGTCCTGAAAGCCAATCCCGACGGCTCCACGGTGCGCATCAAAGATGTGGCGCGTGTCGAGATCGGCAGTCAGGAATACCAGTTCTCCACCCGCCTTAACGGCAAACCATCGACCGCCGTCAGCGTGCAGTTGGCACCGGGCGCCAATGCCTTGAGCACTGCCACGTTGGTGCGGGCGAAGATGGACGAACTGGCGCGCTACTTCCCCGCTGGCGTGGAATACAAGATCCCGTACGACACCTCGCCCTTCGTCAAAGTCTCGATCACCAAGGTGGTTTACACCCTTGGCGAGGCGATGTTGCTGGTGTTCGCGGTGATGTTCCTGTTCCTGCAAAACATCCGCTACACGCTGATTCCGACCCTGGTGGTGCCGGTGGCGCTGATGGGCACCTTTGCGACCATGTTGGCGCTGGGGTTCTCGATCAACGTGCTGACCATGTTCGGCATGGTGCTGGCGATCGGCATCCTGGTGGATGACGCGATTGTGGTGGTGGAGAACGTCGAGCGAATCATGGCCACCGAAGGCCTGTCGCCCAAAGAGGCAACGCGCAAGGCGATGAAGCAGATCACCGGGGCGATCATCGGCATCACGCTGGTGCTGGTCGCGGTGTTCATTCCGATGGCGTTCATGCAGGGCTCGGTCGGGGTGATTTACCGGCAGTTCTCCTTGTCGATGGCGACGTCGATCCTGTTCTCGGCGTTCCTCGCCCTGACCTTGACCCCGGCGTTGTGCGCGACGCTGCTCAAGCCGATTGCCAAGGGCGAACACCACGAGAAGCGCGGGTTCTTCGGCTGGTTCAACCGGCGCTTCGAGCAACTGACCGAGCGTTATCAGGGCTGGGTTGCCTATGCACTGAAACGCACAGGCCGCTACCTGTTGATCTACGGCGTGCTGCTGATCGGATTGGGCGTGTGCTTCAGTCGCCTGCCCTCCTCGTTCCTGCCGGTGGAGGATCAGGGTTACACCATCACCGACATTCAACTGCCACCGGGTGCAAGCAAGAACCGCACGGTGCAGGTGGTCGAGCAGATCGAAGCCCACAACGCCACTGAACCCGGCGTCGGCGACAGCACGGTGATTCTCGGTTTCAGTTTTTCCGGTAGCGGGCAGAACGCCGCGTTGGCGTTTACCACGCTCAAGGATTGGTCTGACCGGGGTAGCGACGACTCGGCCAGTTCCATTGCCGATCGCGCCAACATCGCGTTGAGCCAGATCAGGGACGCCGTGGCGTTTGCAGTACTGCCGCCACCGGTGGATGGCCTTGGCACTTCCAGCGGTTTCGAGTTCCGCTTGCAGGACCGCGGCGGCCTCGGCCATACCACGCTGATGCAGGCGCGTAGTGAATTGCTCGCTGGCGCCGAGAAAAGTCCGATCCTGATGAACGTGCGCGAAAGCGCCTTGGCCGAAGCGCCGCAGGTGCAATTGGAAGTCGACCGCAAACAGGCCAACGCGCTGGGCGTGTCCTTTGCCGACATTGGCAACGTGCTGTCCACCGCCGTCGGTTCGGCTTATATCAACGACTTCCCTAATCAGGGGCGGATGCAGCGTGTGGTGGTGCAGGCTGAAGGCGATCAGCGCAGTCAGGTCGCCGATCTGCTGAAGATTCACGTGCGCAACAGCGCCGGGAAAATGGTGCCGTTGTCGGCCTTCGTCCAGGCCAGGTGGACCCAGGGCCCTGCGCAATTGACTCGCTACAACGGCTACCCGGCAATCAGTATTTCCGGTGAACCGTCGCCCGGTTACAGCACCGGCGAAGCCATGGCGGAAATCGAGCGTCTGGTGGCGCAAGGACCGGCGGGGTTGGGGCAGGAATGGACCGGGTTGTCATTGCAGGAGCGGTTATCCGGCAGTCAGGCTCCGATCCTGCTCGGTTTATCGTTGCTGATTGTGTTCCTGTGTCTGGCCGCGTTGTATGAGAGCTGGTCGATACCGACCTCGGTGCTGCTGGTGGTACCGCTTGGCGTGCTCGGCGCGGTACTGGCCGTGACTTTGCGCGGGATGCCCAATGACGTGTTTTTCAAGGTTGGATTGATCACCATCATCGGGCTGTCGGCGAAGAACGCGATCCTGATCATCGAGTTCGCCAAGAGCCTGTACGACGAAGGCCACGACCTGATCGACGCCACGCTGCAAGCCGCGCGCCTGCGGCTGCGACCGATTGTGATGACGTCGCTGGCGTTCATTCTGGGTGTGGTGCCGCTGGCGATTGCCACCGGGGCCAGTTCAGCGAGCCAGCAAGCCATCGGCACCGGGGTGATTGGCGGGATGATCACGGCGACACTGGCTGTGCTGTTTGTGCCAGTGTTTTTTGTGGTGGTGATGAAACTCGTGCGCAAGCGCCATAAGGGTATCTAA
- a CDS encoding efflux RND transporter periplasmic adaptor subunit, whose translation MSKNLLARLSLIALAVTLSACDKASTAEEQAPLATVRIETIQASPLSITSELSGRIAAPRIAEVRARVAGVVLQRAFREGSDVKKGEVLFRIDPAPFKADLDSAEAALRKAQANAFQARLQEQRYAQLIEGNAISGQDYDNARASARQTAADVAANQAAVERAKLNLGYATVTAPISGRIGRALVTEGALVGQNETTPLALIQQLNPIHADLTQSTRELNDLRRAFRSGHLQQVGQDQVKATLIQDDGSLYPLPGKLLFADITVDPGTGQIILRSEFPNPDLDLLPGSFVRVRLEQAVNQQGISVPQRAIQRDSAGIAQVLLLDAEQRVGQQPVELGAVQNDRWIVTAGLKPGDRIVTEGLQHARPGEKVQIDDTPLPLAQVSGQ comes from the coding sequence ATGTCAAAGAATCTGCTTGCCAGGCTCAGCCTGATTGCACTGGCGGTGACGCTGAGCGCTTGTGACAAGGCTTCGACTGCCGAAGAACAGGCGCCTCTGGCCACGGTTCGCATTGAAACCATCCAGGCCAGCCCACTCTCGATCACCAGTGAACTGAGCGGGCGGATTGCCGCGCCACGCATTGCCGAAGTCCGCGCTCGGGTTGCCGGTGTGGTGCTGCAACGGGCGTTCCGTGAAGGCAGTGATGTGAAAAAAGGTGAAGTGTTGTTCCGTATCGACCCGGCGCCGTTCAAGGCCGACCTGGACAGCGCCGAAGCGGCGCTGCGCAAGGCGCAAGCCAATGCGTTCCAGGCGCGCCTGCAAGAGCAGCGTTACGCGCAGTTGATCGAAGGCAATGCCATCAGCGGTCAGGACTATGACAACGCCCGGGCCAGTGCCCGGCAAACCGCTGCCGACGTCGCCGCGAACCAGGCTGCCGTGGAACGGGCGAAACTCAACCTGGGTTACGCCACCGTCACCGCCCCGATTTCCGGGCGCATCGGTCGCGCGCTGGTGACCGAAGGTGCACTGGTCGGGCAGAACGAAACCACACCGCTGGCATTGATCCAGCAACTGAACCCGATTCACGCCGACCTCACCCAATCGACCCGCGAACTCAACGACCTGCGCCGGGCGTTCCGTTCCGGCCACTTGCAGCAGGTCGGTCAGGACCAGGTCAAAGCCACGCTGATCCAGGACGACGGCAGTCTCTATCCGTTGCCCGGCAAGTTGCTGTTCGCCGACATCACCGTCGACCCCGGCACCGGCCAGATCATTCTGCGCAGCGAATTCCCCAACCCGGACCTCGATTTGCTGCCGGGCAGCTTCGTGCGCGTGCGTCTGGAGCAAGCGGTCAACCAACAAGGCATCAGCGTGCCGCAACGGGCCATCCAGCGTGACAGTGCCGGTATTGCCCAAGTGCTGTTGCTCGATGCCGAGCAGCGAGTCGGCCAGCAACCGGTCGAACTGGGCGCCGTGCAGAACGATCGCTGGATCGTCACCGCCGGTCTCAAGCCCGGTGACCGCATCGTCACCGAAGGCCTGCAGCACGCCCGTCCCGGCGAAAAAGTGCAGATCGACGACACCCCTCTTCCACTTGCCCAAGTTTCTGGCCAGTAA
- a CDS encoding response regulator transcription factor — MPNILLVEDDTALSELIASYLERNGYSVSVISRGDHVRERARVNPPDLVILDLMLPGLDGLQVCRLLRADSATLPILMLTARDDSHDQVLGLEMGADDYVTKPCEPRVLLARVRTLLRRSSLIEPQTANDRILMGNLCIDLSERTVTWREQLVELSSGEYNLLVVLARHAGEVLSRDQILQRLRGIEFNGTDRSVDVAISKLRRKFDDHAGEARKIKTVWGKGYLFSRSEWEC; from the coding sequence ATGCCCAACATCCTCCTGGTCGAAGACGACACCGCGCTCTCCGAACTGATTGCCAGTTACCTGGAACGCAACGGCTATAGCGTCAGCGTGATCAGCCGTGGTGACCATGTGCGCGAACGGGCGCGGGTCAATCCGCCGGACCTGGTGATCCTTGACCTGATGCTGCCGGGGCTCGATGGCCTGCAAGTCTGCCGTTTGCTGCGCGCCGATTCGGCCACCTTGCCGATCCTGATGCTCACCGCCCGCGACGACAGCCACGATCAGGTGCTGGGACTGGAAATGGGCGCTGACGACTACGTCACCAAACCTTGCGAACCGCGGGTGTTGCTGGCCCGGGTGCGGACGTTGTTGCGGCGCAGCAGCCTGATTGAACCGCAGACGGCCAACGACCGCATTCTGATGGGCAATCTGTGCATCGACCTGTCCGAGCGCACCGTGACCTGGCGCGAGCAATTGGTCGAACTGTCCAGCGGTGAATACAACCTGCTGGTGGTGCTCGCTCGTCATGCCGGTGAAGTGCTCAGTCGCGACCAGATCCTGCAACGCCTGCGCGGCATCGAGTTCAATGGCACCGACCGCTCGGTGGACGTGGCGATTTCCAAGCTGCGGCGCAAGTTCGACGATCACGCCGGCGAGGCGCGCAAGATCAAGACGGTGTGGGGGAAGGGGTACCTGTTCAGCCGTTCCGAGTGGGAATGCTGA
- a CDS encoding ATP-binding protein yields MFRILFRLYLVTIVSYSAAIYLVPDVVIKVFQERFVTYNLDYSRGLQTLIVKQFHAVPPAQWPALAAEMDKEFQPLHIVLTGNDDPDFTADERRRLQRGENIVRIGDWGWRTLAVAPLNERTVVEMIVPPDPIDVSLLYWSINVLIGATMLACLLLWLRPHWRDLERLKGTAERFGKGHLSERTQISRSSNIGSLANVFDTMAGDIENLLNQQRDLLNAVSHELRTPLTRLDFGLALALSDDLPAASRERLQGLVAHIRELDELVLELLSYSRLQNPARLPERVEVSLDEFIDSILGSVDEELESPDIVIDVLLHGQLERFTLDPRLTARAIQNLLRNAMRYCEKRIQIGVQVCAKGAEIWVDDDGIGIPDEERERIFEPFYRLDRSRDRATGGFGLGLAISRRALEAQGGTLTVEASPLGGARFRLWLPTSA; encoded by the coding sequence ATGTTCAGAATCCTGTTTCGCCTGTATCTGGTGACCATCGTTTCGTACAGCGCGGCGATCTATCTGGTGCCTGACGTGGTGATCAAGGTCTTCCAGGAGCGCTTTGTCACCTACAACCTCGATTATTCGCGCGGGCTGCAAACCCTCATCGTCAAACAGTTTCACGCCGTGCCCCCGGCGCAGTGGCCGGCATTGGCCGCGGAGATGGACAAGGAATTCCAGCCGCTGCACATCGTCCTGACCGGTAACGACGACCCCGATTTCACCGCTGATGAGCGCAGGCGTTTGCAGCGTGGCGAGAACATCGTGCGCATTGGCGACTGGGGCTGGCGCACCCTGGCGGTGGCGCCGCTGAACGAGCGGACGGTGGTGGAGATGATCGTGCCGCCGGACCCGATAGACGTCAGCCTGTTGTACTGGAGCATCAACGTGTTGATCGGCGCGACCATGCTCGCCTGCCTGTTGCTGTGGCTGCGCCCGCACTGGCGCGACCTGGAACGTCTCAAAGGGACGGCTGAACGTTTCGGCAAGGGCCATTTGAGCGAGCGCACACAGATTTCCAGAAGCTCCAACATCGGTAGCCTGGCCAACGTTTTCGACACCATGGCTGGCGATATCGAGAACCTGCTCAACCAGCAGCGGGACCTGCTCAATGCCGTGTCTCACGAATTACGCACGCCCCTGACACGACTGGATTTCGGCCTGGCGCTGGCACTGTCCGACGATTTGCCCGCCGCCAGTCGCGAGCGTCTGCAAGGGCTGGTCGCGCACATTCGCGAACTCGATGAGCTGGTGCTGGAACTGTTGTCCTACAGCCGCCTGCAAAACCCGGCGCGGCTGCCGGAGCGGGTCGAAGTGTCGCTGGATGAATTTATCGACAGCATCCTCGGCAGCGTCGACGAAGAACTGGAATCCCCGGACATCGTTATCGATGTGCTGCTGCACGGGCAACTTGAGCGCTTCACCCTCGACCCAAGGTTGACTGCCCGCGCTATACAGAACCTGCTGCGCAATGCGATGCGCTACTGCGAAAAACGCATCCAGATTGGTGTGCAGGTGTGTGCCAAGGGGGCGGAAATCTGGGTGGACGACGATGGGATCGGTATTCCGGATGAGGAGCGTGAGCGGATTTTCGAACCGTTCTATCGGTTGGATCGCAGTCGGGATCGGGCCACTGGCGGGTTTGGTCTGGGGCTGGCAATCAGTCGTCGGGCGTTGGAAGCTCAGGGCGGCACGCTCACCGTTGAAGCGTCGCCGCTGGGTGGGGCACGGTTTCGGTTGTGGTTGCCCACCTCAGCCTGA
- a CDS encoding D-2-hydroxyacid dehydrogenase family protein gives MTVQIAMIDDWQDVARDVVDWSVLEPIGQVSFIHDYPGDNDTLAARLGEFEVICVMRERTRFDEDLLRRLPKLKLLVTGGMRNAALDLKAAAAQGIQVCGTDSYKHAAPELTWALIMAATRNLVVEANALRAGLWQQSLGGDLHGKTLAILGLGSIGTRVARFGQVFGMRVIAWSENLTAARAAEVGVTCVSKQELFEQADVLSIHLVLSERSRGLVDAQALDWMKPSALLVNTARGPIVDEAALIKALQKRRLAGAALDVFEQEPLPAHHPFRTLDTVLATPHVGYVSQQNYQQFFSQMIEDIQAWSAGEPIRVLS, from the coding sequence ATGACAGTGCAGATCGCGATGATTGATGACTGGCAGGACGTGGCCCGTGACGTGGTGGACTGGTCGGTGCTGGAGCCCATCGGCCAGGTAAGTTTCATCCATGACTACCCTGGCGACAACGACACCCTGGCGGCAAGGCTGGGCGAGTTCGAAGTGATCTGCGTGATGCGCGAACGCACCCGGTTCGATGAGGACCTGCTGCGGCGCTTACCGAAACTCAAGCTGCTGGTCACCGGTGGCATGCGCAACGCCGCCCTGGACCTGAAAGCCGCCGCTGCGCAGGGCATTCAGGTCTGTGGCACCGACAGTTACAAGCACGCAGCGCCGGAACTGACCTGGGCGTTGATCATGGCGGCGACCCGCAACCTGGTGGTTGAAGCCAACGCCCTGCGAGCCGGTTTATGGCAGCAAAGCCTGGGCGGCGACCTGCATGGCAAGACCCTGGCAATCCTGGGGCTGGGCAGCATTGGCACTCGCGTTGCCCGGTTCGGCCAGGTGTTCGGCATGCGGGTGATTGCCTGGAGCGAGAACCTGACCGCCGCACGCGCAGCCGAAGTCGGCGTGACCTGCGTCAGCAAACAGGAACTGTTCGAACAGGCCGATGTGCTATCGATCCATCTGGTGCTCAGCGAGCGTAGCCGCGGCTTGGTGGACGCCCAGGCACTGGACTGGATGAAACCTTCGGCGCTGCTGGTCAACACTGCCCGTGGCCCGATCGTCGATGAGGCCGCGTTGATCAAGGCGTTGCAAAAACGGCGACTGGCCGGCGCTGCGCTGGACGTCTTCGAGCAGGAACCCTTGCCGGCTCATCATCCGTTCAGAACCCTGGACACTGTGCTGGCCACGCCCCACGTCGGGTATGTCAGCCAACAAAACTATCAGCAGTTTTTCTCGCAGATGATCGAGGATATTCAGGCGTGGTCTGCGGGAGAACCGATTCGCGTACTGAGCTGA
- a CDS encoding alpha/beta fold hydrolase — MSLTPFRWLPSLLLTAALPVIAHAEGPEYGPELQGFEYPYTVKHFAFESQGKSLQMGYMDVAANGKANGRSVVLMHGKNFCGATWDSSIKALSEAGYRVIAPDQIGFCTSSKPDHYQYSFQQLATNTQQLLKALGIQKASVLGHSTGGMLATRYALQYPDQVEQLALVNPIGLEDWKALGVPYRTVDQWYERELKLTADGIRTYERNTYYGGRWKPEFDRWVDMLAGLNKGPGHTQVAWNSALIYDMIFTQPVYYEFKDLKMPTLLLIGTSDTTAIGSDIAPPEVKAKLGHYDVLGKQVAKLIPRSTLVEFPGMGHAPQMEEPAQFHQALLAWLNNTNPVH; from the coding sequence ATGTCCCTCACCCCTTTCCGCTGGCTGCCCAGCCTGCTACTGACCGCTGCATTGCCTGTCATCGCCCACGCCGAAGGCCCGGAATACGGGCCGGAGCTGCAAGGTTTCGAATACCCCTACACGGTCAAGCATTTCGCCTTTGAATCCCAGGGCAAATCCCTGCAAATGGGTTACATGGATGTCGCCGCCAACGGCAAGGCCAACGGACGCAGCGTGGTGCTGATGCACGGCAAGAACTTCTGCGGTGCCACCTGGGACAGTTCGATCAAGGCCCTGAGTGAAGCCGGTTACCGGGTCATCGCCCCGGACCAGATCGGTTTCTGCACCTCCAGCAAACCCGACCATTATCAGTACAGCTTCCAGCAACTGGCGACCAACACCCAGCAATTGCTCAAGGCCCTGGGCATTCAAAAGGCCAGTGTTCTCGGGCACTCCACCGGCGGCATGCTCGCCACTCGCTATGCGCTGCAATACCCCGATCAGGTTGAACAACTGGCCCTGGTCAACCCCATCGGCCTGGAAGACTGGAAAGCGCTCGGCGTGCCCTATCGCACGGTCGATCAATGGTATGAGCGCGAGCTGAAACTCACCGCCGACGGCATCCGCACCTATGAACGCAACACCTATTACGGCGGCCGCTGGAAGCCGGAATTCGATCGCTGGGTAGACATGCTCGCCGGGTTGAACAAAGGACCGGGGCATACGCAGGTGGCGTGGAATTCGGCGCTGATCTACGACATGATCTTCACCCAACCGGTGTACTACGAGTTCAAGGACCTGAAGATGCCGACCCTGCTGCTGATCGGTACATCCGATACCACGGCCATCGGCAGCGACATCGCACCGCCCGAGGTCAAGGCGAAACTCGGTCACTACGACGTCCTCGGCAAGCAGGTGGCGAAACTCATTCCCCGGTCAACGCTGGTCGAATTCCCCGGCATGGGCCACGCGCCGCAAATGGAAGAACCGGCGCAATTCCACCAGGCCCTGCTCGCTTGGCTGAACAATACCAACCCCGTTCATTGA